The genomic stretch GGTACAACCTGTCGCAGATGGACTATGACACCATCTTGCACAACCCGTTCCCGGGCCACACCGAACAGAACGAACTGCGCCGGGCCTGGACCGACGGCTACGCGGCGACCCACGACGGCTCCGACGTCTCCACCTCCGACCGCGGCGACATGATGCGGCAGTACCTGGTGAACATCGCGCTCCAGCGGATCGATCCGCGCAGCGCCAAGGACGGCGTCCCCCCGGGCAGGATAACGAACATCGAGTTCCGGGTGACCACCACCGACATCGCGCCGGCCGCGACGCCGAACCAGGTGATGCCGGCGACGGTGCACATCATCCCGTGGCGGCAGGTCTCCCCCGACGCGGTCTCCTACGGGTGCCCGAACGGGAGCGTGGCGCCGTGACCTCGGACGTGAACGACACGGATCTGGACGACACCGACGTGAACAACACGGCCGACGACACCGTCGACGCCGCCGGGAACGTCCTCGACACCGTGGAGATGGCCGTGGCGGTGGCCGCCGCCGGGCCCACGCGGTTCCGGCACCAGCCGCTGACCTGGATCGGCGCCAGGGCCCGCAATTCCTTCACGTTCCTCACGACGCACGCCATCGCGCTCTACGGCACCGCGGTCCTGCGCATGGGCTACGGCTCGCTCTACCTGATCTTCCTGCTGCACGAGTACCCGAAGCACGACGCGCTGTGGGGCCCGAACGCGCCCTGGACCCCGGCGCTGAACCAGCAGTTCGCCAACGACCCCGGCCTGGACTGGTTCGCGGTCGACCGCTGGTGGTACACGTTCCTCGGCCACGGCGGCAAGACCTGGTTCGAGTTCTGGTACCACGTCGCGATCCTGGTCTGCCTGCTTTTCGTGCTGGGCTGGCGGACCCGCGTCACGTCGATCTGCTTCGCGCTCACCATCATGGCGTTCACCGGCCGCGACGTGTTCCTGACCGACGGCGGCGACAACATCATGGGGCTGATGGCCATCTACCTGGCCTTCAGCCGCTGCGGCGCGCGCTGGTCGCTGGACTCCCGGCGCCGCCGGCGCCAGGCCGCCAAGCGCGAGGCCCGCGGCATCCCCGAGTTCAGCTGGCCGGGCACCCCGGGCTGGCAGG from Catenulispora sp. GP43 encodes the following:
- a CDS encoding HTTM domain-containing protein, whose translation is MTSDVNDTDLDDTDVNNTADDTVDAAGNVLDTVEMAVAVAAAGPTRFRHQPLTWIGARARNSFTFLTTHAIALYGTAVLRMGYGSLYLIFLLHEYPKHDALWGPNAPWTPALNQQFANDPGLDWFAVDRWWYTFLGHGGKTWFEFWYHVAILVCLLFVLGWRTRVTSICFALTIMAFTGRDVFLTDGGDNIMGLMAIYLAFSRCGARWSLDSRRRRRQAAKREARGIPEFSWPGTPGWQAVAELDRTREEIVTFLHNAAVLVIAAQICVVYAAAGLYKSQGSYWQNGTALYYTLHLDWFRPWPGLSNFLAAQSVTIAIVAYLTVFVQIAFPFAVFSRWLKYPCLVMLVGMHFSIAVVMGLPLFSAAMMVGDAVFLPTSMWLWVGRKVCEQLARLPRPGLYLISKRARPTPTTPQSPEGSVLPHQAQPHRSASH
- a CDS encoding DUF5819 family protein; protein product: MSAPIEEPAAPVPNPPRQAPRPWWSRALLGVATLGIALLALYHLGITFLTNSPTNTVSTKFATPIAKWVYPWFEQNWRLFAPNPMSQNFTVEARVSTDCYSSVTPWYNLSQMDYDTILHNPFPGHTEQNELRRAWTDGYAATHDGSDVSTSDRGDMMRQYLVNIALQRIDPRSAKDGVPPGRITNIEFRVTTTDIAPAATPNQVMPATVHIIPWRQVSPDAVSYGCPNGSVAP